The Paenibacillus sp. RC334 nucleotide sequence GAATTTAATGAGTTGCAAAAACCGTTTCAGTATGGAAGTCGCTTCCACCCGGGTCGCCTGCTGTTTAGGGGCAAGCAAGCCGGGGGAGACGCCTTTAATTAAGCCTTGCTCTGTAGCCTTCGCCATAGCCTCTTGAGCCCAAGGAGAAACAGCGGATGCATCGCTGTATATCTCTTTATATTTCTCACTAGCAGGGCCAGCATTCAGAATTTGGGCATAATGTGCTGCCTTTTCGGTAATAACCACGATCTCCTCACGGGTAATCAATTTTTCTGGTCCAAATGACCGATTCCCGTAACCACGGATCAGGCCGGCTTCCATTGCAGCTCCCACACTACCAGCATACCAGGCGTTTTCTTTCACATCCGTAAAATGTTCCGTTAACGGCTTTTCCTGCATACCGAGCCCACGCACAAGCAATGCCACAAATTCAGCTCTTGTTACAGCTCGATTCGGCTCAAAAATATCAGGCTGGACACCTTTGACAATCAGCTTGTTTGCTAACATCTCCACATCTTTTTGCGCCCAATGATTCTCCAGATCCTTAAACTTTTTGTCTGCTGATACTACAGCATAAATACTGTTATGATTTGATTTGATGATTGCCTCTGTTTGGCCATTCACATTCCGAATCAACACGGGAACTGACGATAACGCGCCTGTTTTAGGATCGAACCATACGGCCGCTACGTGCTCAGGATCAACTTCATGATCCAGAATTAACTTCCGTTCCACGTAGTGCCCGAAAAATTCAGTGATCTCTTGATTTCCGGCCATAAGCTTGAAATCAACCGGGTTTACCACAACACCTGCTAAACCCGTGTCAGCAATAGCTTGTCTTACTTGTGCACCGTTTTCGCCTGTCAAAGACGAAATTTCAACTGTCAGACTATCTTCTGGATATAATGCGACTAATTTGTCGATCAGTTCAGTAGAAAGAGTAAACTGGGCTGCTGCTGTTCGTATGCTAATCGGCAGATTTGTGTTTTCTTTCGCGTATTGTTGTAAAAAGGCGGAAGGTATACTCACTTTTGCTGCTTCACTATAGCCAGAAGCATCCACCACCAGTTCTTTCTGGTCAACATTTGTAACATTTAGAGCTTGACCCGCGTCTCCATCATTCAAACCGATAAGTTGAATAGTACTGCTCTTATCGGATGCTGTCTTAGCGTCTGCTATTACAACACCAGTCTTGTTCTCTGTTGGGGAAGCAGCAGACGAAGTATCCTGATCAGACGTTTCTTTATCCTTAGAACGACGTGGGCGCTCATCTCGTACGCGGAACGTCCAATCCTCCGGTGTATGCATCCCCACATACGGGTTCATCGCCAAATCCGTCAGCGCTCCTGAGGTAATTTCCAGATAGTAGGACTTTCCTTCCTCCAGTTCACCTGATAGCTCAATGTACGCTATATTTTCCTCGCCTTTTAGCATAAAATTCGAATTCCCGGCTCCGGTTATCCGCAGCTCTCGTACCACGGTTCCTCCCAAGGCTTCGTGCAGCCTTACATACCCCTGGCCCCACTTCATCGGCTCATTAAACTCCATCATAAAGCCTGCAACTGGGCTCGATCCACTTAGCTCTGAACCTTCCGGTGATACTTTCCTTACCAGCTTCGGCGCTGTGACGTCTGCTGTCCGGAAGCTCCACGTGTTCTTGTCCCAAATTGCATTGTTTCCCTGGCCTGCACGGTCTACAAACATCCCCGAGCTGACCTCTACATAGTAGTCTGTACTATCCGTCAGCAGGTGATCCAGTTTCATCACCACACTTTGGCCACTGAAACGTATATCTCCCCCTGTAACCGTTCCTCCGCTTACGTTTATTCTTCCCACTTCGCTCCCATCCTGCCGATGCATGACAAGACGGCCTGTGCCCAGTTGCATTTCTTCGCTAAAGGCTATTCCCAAATCCGGCGTGAGCGTATGTGCATATTCACGGGGATATGTATAGATAGAATATGGGCGCTCATCTCGTACGCGGAACGTCCAATCCTCCGGTGTATGCATCCCCACATACGGGTTCATCGCCAAATCCGTCAGCGCTCCCGAGGTGATTTCCAGATAATACGACTTTCCTTCCTCCAGTTCACCTGATAGCTCAATGTACGCTATATTTTCCTCGCCTTTTAGCATAAAATTCGAATTCCCGGCTCCGGTTATCCGCAGCTCTCGTACCACGGTTCCTCCCAAGGCTTCGTGCAGCCTTACATACCCCTGGCCCCACTTCATCGGCTCATTAAACTCCATCATAAAGCCTGCAACTGGGCCCGATCCACTTAGCTCTGAACCTTCCGGTGATACTTTCCTTACCAGCTTCGGCGCTGTGACGTCTGCTGTCCGGAAGCTCCACGTGTTCTTGTCCCAAATTGCATTGTTTCCCTGGCCTGCACGGTCCACAAACATCCCCGAGCTAACCTCTACATAGTAGTCCGTACTATCCGTCAGCGGGTGATCCAGTTTCATCACCACACTTTGGCCACTGAAACGTATATCTCCCCCTGTAACCGTTCCTCCGCTTACGTTTATTCTTCCCACTTCGCTCCCATCCTGCCGATGCATGACAAGACGGCCTGTGCCCAGTTGCATTTCTTCGCTAAAGGCTATTCCCAAATCCGGCGTGAGCGTATGTGCATATTCACGGGGATATGTATAGATAGAATATGGGCGCTCATCTCGTACGCGGAACGTCCAATCCTCCGGTGTATGCATCCCCACATACGGGTTCATCGCCAAATCCGTCAGCGCTCCCGAGGTGATTTCCAGATAATACGACTTTCCTTCCTCCAGTTCACCTGATAGCTCAATGTACGCTATATTTTCCTCGCCTTTTAGCATAAAATTCGAATTCCCGGCTCCGGTTATCCGCAGCTCTCGTACCACGGTTCCTCCCAAGGCTTCGTGCAGCCTTACATACCCCTGGCCCCACTTCATCGGCTCATTAAACTCCATCATAAAGCCTGCAACTGGGCTCGATCCACTTAGCTCTGAACCTTCCGGTGATACTTTCCTTACCAGCTTCGGCGCTGTGGCGTCTGCTGTCCGGAAGCTCCACGTGTTCTTGTCCCAAATTGCATTGTTTCCCTGGCCTGCACGGTCTACAAACATCCCCGAGCTGACCTCTACATAGTAGTCTGTACTATCCGTCAGCAGGTGATCCAGTTTCATCACCACACTTTGGCCACTGAAACGTATATCTCCCCCTGTAACCGTTCCTCCGCTTACGTTTATTCTTCCCACTTCGCTCCCATCCTGCCGATGCACCACCAGATGGCCTGCTCCCAGTTGCACCTCTTCACTGAATGCCATAAACAGATTTTCATAAAAAGAAACGCCGCTTGCCTGAGGTGAAAGCCATGTATAGTATGGGGGCTCGTCTATTTGCGCCTTCATATAGACCGATGAAACCACGCTGGATGAAGAAGCTTCTTGGACGAACCCGTCAGAAACGGATACATTCTCCGTCGCGTTGTTGCTTACACTCTCTGATGCAAACGCCGCTGAAATATAAGGGTTTGCCAGGTTGAGTACCTGTGTTGTCAGTACACTTGCCTTAATCATTCGATTTACATGATTCTTATTTCTTTTTTCTTGCTCATATACGTACTCCTTTTATTTGGGTGTGAA carries:
- a CDS encoding Ig-like domain-containing protein; this encodes MIKASVLTTQVLNLANPYISAAFASESVSNNATENVSVSDGFVQEASSSSVVSSVYMKAQIDEPPYYTWLSPQASGVSFYENLFMAFSEEVQLGAGHLVVHRQDGSEVGRINVSGGTVTGGDIRFSGQSVVMKLDHLLTDSTDYYVEVSSGMFVDRAGQGNNAIWDKNTWSFRTADATAPKLVRKVSPEGSELSGSSPVAGFMMEFNEPMKWGQGYVRLHEALGGTVVRELRITGAGNSNFMLKGEENIAYIELSGELEEGKSYYLEITSGALTDLAMNPYVGMHTPEDWTFRVRDERPYSIYTYPREYAHTLTPDLGIAFSEEMQLGTGRLVMHRQDGSEVGRINVSGGTVTGGDIRFSGQSVVMKLDHPLTDSTDYYVEVSSGMFVDRAGQGNNAIWDKNTWSFRTADVTAPKLVRKVSPEGSELSGSGPVAGFMMEFNEPMKWGQGYVRLHEALGGTVVRELRITGAGNSNFMLKGEENIAYIELSGELEEGKSYYLEITSGALTDLAMNPYVGMHTPEDWTFRVRDERPYSIYTYPREYAHTLTPDLGIAFSEEMQLGTGRLVMHRQDGSEVGRINVSGGTVTGGDIRFSGQSVVMKLDHLLTDSTDYYVEVSSGMFVDRAGQGNNAIWDKNTWSFRTADVTAPKLVRKVSPEGSELSGSSPVAGFMMEFNEPMKWGQGYVRLHEALGGTVVRELRITGAGNSNFMLKGEENIAYIELSGELEEGKSYYLEITSGALTDLAMNPYVGMHTPEDWTFRVRDERPRRSKDKETSDQDTSSAASPTENKTGVVIADAKTASDKSSTIQLIGLNDGDAGQALNVTNVDQKELVVDASGYSEAAKVSIPSAFLQQYAKENTNLPISIRTAAAQFTLSTELIDKLVALYPEDSLTVEISSLTGENGAQVRQAIADTGLAGVVVNPVDFKLMAGNQEITEFFGHYVERKLILDHEVDPEHVAAVWFDPKTGALSSVPVLIRNVNGQTEAIIKSNHNSIYAVVSADKKFKDLENHWAQKDVEMLANKLIVKGVQPDIFEPNRAVTRAEFVALLVRGLGMQEKPLTEHFTDVKENAWYAGSVGAAMEAGLIRGYGNRSFGPEKLITREEIVVITEKAAHYAQILNAGPASEKYKEIYSDASAVSPWAQEAMAKATEQGLIKGVSPGLLAPKQQATRVEATSILKRFLQLIKFTN